CTCCGACCACCCAGGAGATCGTCTCAGGTGAGCCAGTCCTGCAGCCGCAGCCCCCAGCTCGTGATGGCTACATCTTCGCAGGCTGGCTGCTTGACGGCACAGAGTACGACTTCGACCTGCCAGTGACGACCGATCTCAACCTGTCGGCGCAGTGGGAAAAAGCACCTGCTACGCACTTCACAGTCACCTTTGACCCTGCAAACGGCAGCGATGCGTTCACTCAGCACGTGCAAAGCGGCGCCCCCGTGGTGAAACCAGACGCTCCCGCCCGAGCTGGCTTCACGTTCACGGCGTGGCTCGCTGACGGCGACGTCTACGACTTCGCGTCGCCCGTGATAGGCGACCTGCAGCTCACGGCCGGGTGGGAGCCTGCCGTCGTGCCGCCGATAACCAAGCCGCCGGTGACCCCGGCGCTAGCGCCTCAACCTCCAGTGACCTCGCCCAAACCCGGCATCGCTGAGTCCGGCAGCGAGGCCGCAGGCATGCTCACGAGCGCTGCCCTATTGTTCGGGCTCGGTCTTGCCTGCTTGGCCGTCGCCAACCGCAGACGGCAGGCGCGGTAGCGCCTCGCAGCGGGGGTCCCGGAAAGCCACGGTTGAGCTGCCACTCCCCGTAGACCCGGCTGGGGCTGTCTGCTACGTACGCGAGAAATCGACCGCGAGGCTCCCCAATTCGTCACGGATCTCGTCAATCCGGCGAATAAGCGAACTGACCGATGTGCGCACCGCGATAGCACTCACGCTCACTGCGCCGTCGATTCGGCCCGGGACGTGAAGCGCAATGGGAACAGCGATGCACTCAACACCGACCTCGCTCTCTTGCTCGTCGAGCGCGTATCCACGAGCTCTGCACAGCTCGAGCTCGCGCCAGAGCGCATCCGCGTTTGTGACGGTGGCCTGCGTACGGGCGGTCAACGACCTGGCCCCTACCCAGTCGTCGAAGCCCCCGCGGTCACGGTATCGCTCGGCGAGGAGCACTTTACCCACCCCCGTGGCGTGAGCGGGGTTACGCCCTCCGATCACTGACGTTAGTCTCATACTTCCGCCCGGAGGGTCGGCTTTTGCGCGGTAGACAACCTCGCCGCCGTCGAGAACCGCGAAGTGAGTTGTCTCTCCAAACCTCTCAGCAAGACGCGTGAGAACCGGGTTGATCCTCGCACCTTCGGGGCGCTGCTCGTGAACTGAAAAAGCAAGGCGCAGGAGCTCGTCGCCAAGCTCATAGCCCCCAGAGGGGTTCTGAAGCGCAAACCCGCGTTTTCTCAGCGTCGATAGCGCACGGTGCACGCTTGACTTTGGCTCGCCCAAGACAGACGCGAGTTCTTCGAGCGTCGCCCCACGAGGATGTCGGCCCAGCTCACTCAGAACCACCAAGACTCGGTCTGCACCAACCGCTCGTTCTTCAGGCATGTGTCCTCCAGGATGATCAGCCTACTAGCTCGCGGAGTTCAAATAATTGGCATCCGATTCTATCTATTGGAATATAATCACATCACAGTGCCCACAACAGGAAAGGACAACGATGTCTCTGACAGCAGTAGTGACCGGAGGACTGAGCGGCCTCGGAGCGGCGACAGCCGCCAGGCTCGGCGCCGATGGCGTGGACGTCATCACCATGGACATATCGCCGCTCGCCGACGTCCAAGTCGACGTGAGCGACCCGAACGCGGTCGCTCAAGCTGCCAGGCAGGTTGGGCCAATTAGCATCCTCATCAACAGCGCGGGAATCGTGGGTGACAGCGCGCCGACATGGGAGATCACCGACGAAAACTGGACGCGAACCCTCGCGGTCAATCTCACAGGCACATTCAACATGTGCCGGGCATTTGCACCGGGCATGATCGAGGCAGGCTGGGGCCGCATCGTCAACATCGCAAGCATGGCT
Above is a window of Leucobacter aridicollis DNA encoding:
- a CDS encoding IclR family transcriptional regulator produces the protein MPEERAVGADRVLVVLSELGRHPRGATLEELASVLGEPKSSVHRALSTLRKRGFALQNPSGGYELGDELLRLAFSVHEQRPEGARINPVLTRLAERFGETTHFAVLDGGEVVYRAKADPPGGSMRLTSVIGGRNPAHATGVGKVLLAERYRDRGGFDDWVGARSLTARTQATVTNADALWRELELCRARGYALDEQESEVGVECIAVPIALHVPGRIDGAVSVSAIAVRTSVSSLIRRIDEIRDELGSLAVDFSRT
- a CDS encoding SDR family NAD(P)-dependent oxidoreductase, with product MSLTAVVTGGLSGLGAATAARLGADGVDVITMDISPLADVQVDVSDPNAVAQAARQVGPISILINSAGIVGDSAPTWEITDENWTRTLAVNLTGTFNMCRAFAPGMIEAGWGRIVNIASMAGKDGNPNMAPYSASKAAVIGLTKTLGKELAPHGVLANVVAPAVVATSMNDHTAPEVLAHITSLIPMGRIGKAEEVAELIAWLSSDKCSFSTGAVYDISGGRATY